A stretch of the Porifericola rhodea genome encodes the following:
- a CDS encoding SPOR domain-containing protein, producing the protein MKKTLSFFSFAIIIFLGINACSPSKTIGTKGEEDYNENIEDIRLNYTDSIKKAMTEPRQESTRPTPEGPKVNASLATRYSINTELDDFLVQVSDNNARNNVYQGFTVQVYTGNSREKANEAKNMVYSLIPESNPAISFDPPNYKVKVGEFTDRLEAQPIYSELKGNFPVVLIVPERFKINKDD; encoded by the coding sequence ATGAAGAAGACACTATCATTTTTTTCATTCGCCATTATTATATTTTTAGGAATAAATGCCTGTTCTCCATCAAAAACAATAGGCACCAAAGGCGAAGAAGATTACAATGAAAACATTGAAGATATCCGCCTAAACTATACGGACTCTATTAAAAAGGCGATGACTGAACCCAGACAGGAAAGCACACGCCCTACTCCTGAAGGCCCGAAGGTAAACGCAAGCCTGGCTACTCGCTATAGTATTAATACCGAGCTAGATGATTTTTTAGTTCAGGTGAGTGATAACAATGCCAGAAATAATGTATATCAGGGATTTACGGTACAGGTATACACCGGCAATAGCCGCGAAAAAGCTAATGAGGCCAAAAATATGGTTTACAGCCTGATTCCAGAGTCCAATCCAGCCATCTCCTTTGATCCTCCAAACTATAAGGTGAAGGTAGGCGAATTTACCGACCGACTGGAAGCTCAACCTATTTATAGCGAACTTAAAGGGAATTTCCCCGTGGTACTTATAGTGCCCGAAAGATTTAAAATAAACAAAGACGATTAA
- a CDS encoding M20 metallopeptidase family protein, with the protein MDLKEKVKSLAEAQAQEIVDIRRHLHAHPELSFQEHETSKYVAERLKSFGITPTEGVADTGLTALIEGKNPQKKVIALRADMDALPIQEANDVPYKSTNNGVMHACGHDVHTSSLLGTAKVLNQLKGEFEGSVKLIFQPGEEKIPGGASLMIKAGALEAPKPNHIFGQHVLPHLPAGKVGFREGMYMASADEIYITVKGKGGHAAMPEKNIDPILITSHIIVALQQIVSRHASPKMPTVLSFGRVIAEGATNVIPNEVKVEGTFRTMDEEWRAKAHQRMKAIAESLTEGMGGSCEFEIRRGYPFLKNSPELTQRARNYAIDLLGNDNVVDLDLWLAAEDFSYYTQVADACFYRLGTGNEEKGITSSVHTPTFDIDEDALKVGVSLMSWITLQELKH; encoded by the coding sequence ATGGATCTTAAGGAAAAAGTGAAGTCCCTGGCTGAAGCCCAGGCACAGGAAATAGTAGACATTCGCAGACATTTACATGCCCATCCTGAGCTATCGTTTCAGGAGCATGAAACTTCAAAATATGTAGCCGAGCGGCTAAAATCATTTGGTATTACTCCTACAGAGGGTGTAGCCGACACCGGCCTTACAGCACTAATTGAAGGAAAAAACCCTCAGAAAAAAGTTATTGCACTTAGGGCAGATATGGATGCCTTACCCATACAGGAAGCCAATGATGTACCGTATAAGTCTACCAACAATGGGGTAATGCATGCCTGCGGTCATGATGTACACACCTCTTCACTTTTAGGAACAGCTAAGGTACTGAATCAGCTAAAAGGAGAATTTGAAGGTAGCGTAAAGCTGATTTTTCAGCCCGGAGAAGAGAAGATACCCGGAGGAGCGTCGCTGATGATTAAAGCAGGAGCGCTGGAAGCCCCTAAACCAAACCATATTTTTGGTCAGCACGTACTCCCTCATTTACCAGCAGGTAAAGTTGGGTTTAGAGAAGGTATGTATATGGCCAGTGCCGATGAAATCTACATTACCGTAAAAGGTAAAGGAGGACATGCCGCAATGCCTGAAAAAAACATAGACCCTATTTTAATTACTTCTCATATTATAGTGGCCTTACAACAGATTGTAAGCAGACATGCCAGTCCTAAAATGCCAACTGTACTCTCTTTCGGTAGAGTAATCGCCGAAGGAGCTACAAATGTAATTCCTAACGAAGTCAAGGTAGAGGGTACATTCCGTACTATGGATGAGGAGTGGAGAGCGAAAGCACACCAGCGTATGAAAGCTATAGCCGAAAGTCTGACTGAAGGTATGGGAGGCTCATGTGAGTTTGAAATACGAAGGGGGTACCCGTTTCTAAAAAACAGTCCTGAGCTAACTCAAAGAGCCCGAAACTACGCTATTGACCTGCTAGGGAATGATAATGTCGTGGACCTTGACTTATGGTTGGCAGCAGAAGATTTCTCGTACTATACCCAGGTTGCAGATGCCTGCTTCTACCGTTTGGGCACCGGCAATGAAGAAAAAGGCATTACCTCATCAGTCCACACCCCTACCTTTGACATAGACGAAGATGCTCTGAAAGTCGGTGTTAGCCTGATGAGTTGGATTACTTTACAAGAACTTAAGCACTAA